A stretch of the Nicotiana tabacum cultivar K326 chromosome 6, ASM71507v2, whole genome shotgun sequence genome encodes the following:
- the LOC107779489 gene encoding uncharacterized protein LOC107779489 isoform X2, with translation MAVATTHFTILWQPQLLFAPSRSRFQLDACSICTRKTFSFPSGINRSNHHHFEHTTNSKYGILNCVCCSTDSTSRRGFGGPNDGNTNKGKNSATARRQAKGIVRPQRNSSTPQSDDLLNQAPRLSSMNDVGKAKSVVSDPQFEERLQAVKRLALKQKKAEEEKAYGAIDYDAPIESESTTIGLGTKIGVGAAVIVFGLVFALGDFLPSGSVSPTEEIASTDKRIAEDERANLLKTLQQIEATLASSPEDSISLEGAAVTLVQLGEYNRASSLLEDLIKKKPNDPDVYRLLGEVKYELKDYEGSAAAFRMSAMAVQMLLASRKRLNEEKTIGSSDGIKKSAVKSKSDVDPIQIDLLLGKSYSEWGRVSDAVSVYNQLISTYPDDFRGYLAKGIILKENGNVGDAERMFIQARFFAPENAKALVDKYSK, from the exons ATGGCCGTTGCAACGACTCACTTTACTATTCTTTGGCAGCCGCAACTGTTGTTTGCTCCTTCTAGGTCTCGCTTTCAGCTCGACGCTTGCAGTATATGTACTCGAAAAACATTCTCTTTCCCTTCTGGTATAAACCGGAGCAATCATCATCATTTTGAGCACACTACCAATTCCAAGTATGGGATTCTGAATTGTGTATGCTGCTCTACCGATTCAACTTCACGCCGTGGTTTCGGTGGTCCGAATGACGGCAACACTAACAAG GGAAAGAATTCTGCAACTGCCAGAAGGCAGGCCAAGGGCATAGTACGTCCGCAAAG GAATTCATCCACTCCACAGTCCGATGACCTCCTTAATC AAGCACCTCGTTTGAGCTCTATGAATGATGTCGGAAAGGCAAAAAGTGTGGTGTCAGATCCTCAGTTTGAGGAACGGTTGCAAGCAGTAAAAAG GTTGGCACTAAAGCAGAAAAAAGCAGAGGAAGAGAAAGCATACGGAGCAATTGACTATGATGCTCCGATCGAGTCCGAAAGTACTACAATTGGACTGGGTACCAAG ATTGGAGTTGGAGCAGCTGTTATTgtatttggactcgtatttgcACTTGGTGACTTTCTTCCTTCTGGAAG TGTTAGTCCCACTGAGGAGATTGCCAGCACTGATAAGAGAATTGCTGAAGATGAGAGAGCTAACCTCCTG AAGACGCTTCAGCAGATTGAGGCAACACTGGCTTCATCACCAGAGGATTCAATCTCCCTTGAA GGAGCTGCTGTGACCTTAGTTCAACTGGGGGAGTACAATCGAGCCTCTTCCCTTCTTGAGGATTTGATTAAG AAGAAACCGAATGACCCTGATGTCTACCGTTTGCTTGGAGAAGTCAAATATGAACTGAAGGACTATGAAGGAAGTGCTGCTGCTTTTAGGATGTCTGCCATG GCTGTTCAAATGCTTTTGGCATCTCGCAAACGTCTAAATGAAGAAAAAACTATCGGTAGCAGTGATGGAATCAAGAAGAGTGCAGTGAAATCAAAGTCAGATGTTGACCCAATTCAA ATTGACCTGCTTCTTGGAAAATCATACTCAGAATGGGGCCGTGTCAGCGATGCGGTGTCTGTATATAATCAACTCATTTCTACCTATCCTGATGACTTTAGGGGTTACTTAGCAAAG GGTATTATTTTGAAAGAGAACGGAAATGTTGGTGATGCTGAGAGAATGTTTATACAA GCAAGATTCTTTGCACCAGAGAATGCGAAGGCGCTTGTTGATAAGTATTCAAAGTGA
- the LOC107779489 gene encoding uncharacterized protein LOC107779489 isoform X1: MAVATTHFTILWQPQLLFAPSRSRFQLDACSICTRKTFSFPSGINRSNHHHFEHTTNSKYGILNCVCCSTDSTSRRGFGGPNDGNTNKGKNSATARRQAKGIVRPQRNSSTPQSDDLLNQAPRLSSMNDVGKAKSVVSDPQFEERLQAVKRLALKQKKAEEEKAYGAIDYDAPIESESTTIGLGTKIGVGAAVIVFGLVFALGDFLPSGSVSPTEEIASTDKRIAEDERANLLKTLQQIEATLASSPEDSISLEGAAVTLVQLGEYNRASSLLEDLIKKKPNDPDVYRLLGEVKYELKDYEGSAAAFRMSAMVSGTIDFEVLRGLTNALIAAKKPDEAVQMLLASRKRLNEEKTIGSSDGIKKSAVKSKSDVDPIQIDLLLGKSYSEWGRVSDAVSVYNQLISTYPDDFRGYLAKGIILKENGNVGDAERMFIQARFFAPENAKALVDKYSK, from the exons ATGGCCGTTGCAACGACTCACTTTACTATTCTTTGGCAGCCGCAACTGTTGTTTGCTCCTTCTAGGTCTCGCTTTCAGCTCGACGCTTGCAGTATATGTACTCGAAAAACATTCTCTTTCCCTTCTGGTATAAACCGGAGCAATCATCATCATTTTGAGCACACTACCAATTCCAAGTATGGGATTCTGAATTGTGTATGCTGCTCTACCGATTCAACTTCACGCCGTGGTTTCGGTGGTCCGAATGACGGCAACACTAACAAG GGAAAGAATTCTGCAACTGCCAGAAGGCAGGCCAAGGGCATAGTACGTCCGCAAAG GAATTCATCCACTCCACAGTCCGATGACCTCCTTAATC AAGCACCTCGTTTGAGCTCTATGAATGATGTCGGAAAGGCAAAAAGTGTGGTGTCAGATCCTCAGTTTGAGGAACGGTTGCAAGCAGTAAAAAG GTTGGCACTAAAGCAGAAAAAAGCAGAGGAAGAGAAAGCATACGGAGCAATTGACTATGATGCTCCGATCGAGTCCGAAAGTACTACAATTGGACTGGGTACCAAG ATTGGAGTTGGAGCAGCTGTTATTgtatttggactcgtatttgcACTTGGTGACTTTCTTCCTTCTGGAAG TGTTAGTCCCACTGAGGAGATTGCCAGCACTGATAAGAGAATTGCTGAAGATGAGAGAGCTAACCTCCTG AAGACGCTTCAGCAGATTGAGGCAACACTGGCTTCATCACCAGAGGATTCAATCTCCCTTGAA GGAGCTGCTGTGACCTTAGTTCAACTGGGGGAGTACAATCGAGCCTCTTCCCTTCTTGAGGATTTGATTAAG AAGAAACCGAATGACCCTGATGTCTACCGTTTGCTTGGAGAAGTCAAATATGAACTGAAGGACTATGAAGGAAGTGCTGCTGCTTTTAGGATGTCTGCCATG GTGTCCGGAACTATTGATTTTGAAGTTCTACGTGGTCTTACAAATGCACTGATAGCTGCAAAGAAGCCAGATGAG GCTGTTCAAATGCTTTTGGCATCTCGCAAACGTCTAAATGAAGAAAAAACTATCGGTAGCAGTGATGGAATCAAGAAGAGTGCAGTGAAATCAAAGTCAGATGTTGACCCAATTCAA ATTGACCTGCTTCTTGGAAAATCATACTCAGAATGGGGCCGTGTCAGCGATGCGGTGTCTGTATATAATCAACTCATTTCTACCTATCCTGATGACTTTAGGGGTTACTTAGCAAAG GGTATTATTTTGAAAGAGAACGGAAATGTTGGTGATGCTGAGAGAATGTTTATACAA GCAAGATTCTTTGCACCAGAGAATGCGAAGGCGCTTGTTGATAAGTATTCAAAGTGA